In Vibrio fluvialis, the DNA window CGAGAAATGGATGTGCCAATCCCTGCTCCCAGCACGCCAAGCTCCGGAAAGCCAAACAGGCCGAAGATCAGCAGCGCATTAAGAATCGCGTTAATGATGATGGCGATGATGCTGACTCGCGTAGGCAGTGTCGCCTCGCCAACCGAGCGTAAAGCGCCTTCAACGGGGACTACCAATGCGGTGCAAAACAGGCTGGCGCCAGTGACCCATAGATAGTCTGTCGCCAGCGAGACGTATTGCGGATCGGATGCGATGACAGACACCACCGACTGCGGCGCAATCAGATACAGCATCATAAATGGCAAAGTAAACAGCAGCGCGACCACCCAAGATTGCGCCAGAACACGGCGCACACCGTCGAGATTGCCCGCACCAAAATATTGTGAAGCCAGCACACTCACCGCACCGCTGGCACCTACGATGACGATCAGATTGAAAAAGAAAATCCGGTTACCGACACCGACGGCGGCGGTCGCGGCTTCACCGAGCTGACTGACCATAAATATATCGACCACGCCCAACAGAGAAAACAGCATTGACTGCAGGGAGACAGGCACGCCGATTTGAATTAATTTTTGCCAGAACGGACGGTCCAGCTGACGAAAAGAGGCCATCATGGGTGAGATCTCACTCGAAGGAATTAACGCTGCCAGTGTAGGGGCTGGGCGGATCTTTGTATTGTTCAATTCCCTCTCAAATGTTTGCCAAACTCTCATGATTCAGGATAAGCAGGAACATTACCGAATTTCCGACAAAACGACGCATCAGATCATCGATCAGGAACATGCACTGCATCTGGAACAGAGTGGCATCGTGCAGTGTGGCCTCGCGACGTGTCGCGAATCGTTCAGCGTGTATCGGAAATCTCCGGGCCAGCATATGTTGCTGTTTACGGTGAAAGGCAAAGGCTGGCTGCAAAGTGGGCAAGAGCGTTACGTATTGGAGCCCGGATCGCTGATCGTCGTCCCCGCGGGTTGTGAGAATGGCTTTGGTATCGAAGAGGAAGATTGGCAGCTGGCGTGGTTGTTTTTGACACCGCGTCACGAATGGCGATGTGTCGCCGGTACACACCTACAATACGATTTAACGCCAATCACCGACGTGATGTTTTCCTGTATTCAAACGCTGGTACGCACCATGACACTGCCACCGGAATTAGGACAGCGTGTTGCGCAGCATGCGGTGGAACAAATTAATGATTTGCTCAGTTCACCTGCACCAAACGCGCAATCACGCATGCACGTGCGTTTAAACCGTGCGTTTGAACAAGTACAAAAACAGCTGCATCGAGATTGGACGGTGGATCAAATTGCCGCTTTGGTGCCGTGCTCGGTACCACATCTGCATCGCTTAAGTCAGAGTTATTATCACCACAGCCCGAAAGCACATCTGACCCGCCTGCGTATGGAATATGCGGCACGATTGCTGGCTCGCTCAGACTGGTCGATACAACACATCGGCGAAATGGTGGGCTATGCAAACAGTGCTAATTTCAGTACCCGCTTTAAACGCTGGAGCGGTAAGACACCGCGTGAACATCGGCACGATAAGAAAAACACATTTCTGTTGTGAATCGTATGCAAAACAATATTGGTCAGTACGATATTTACATAGCTTGTTACAAATGGAGATCTTGTCGTAAATCTCGCCGAATGATTTACTTATGCCTCCTAAGTAACAGAGGTTATTATCACTAATGGACGACCCCTTCAGGCGACCAATCCCATTCCTTTCTTCGTTTTACTCCGCTTCCTTGACTAAGGAGGCCACATGCTAGAACTATTACTACAACCGGAAACTTGGGCCATTTTTGCCACATTGTTGGCATTGGAAGTGGTGCTTGGTGTCGACAACGTTGTATTTATCTCCGTCTTGTGTGAACGCTTGCCGCAGCATCAGAGAGCGCTGGCGCGTAATTTGGGTATTGCGCTGGCCGTGACCGCGCGTATCGGTTTGGTGTTTTCGATCAGCTGGGTGATGTCTCTCACCAGCCCTATTGTCACACTGTTGGGTAACGAGCTGTCAGGCCGTGACTTTATCCTGATTGGTGGCGGTGTATTCTTGTTCATTAAAGCCGCAAAAGAACTGTGGTCTTGGTTGACCCACGTCGAGCATCAGAAAAGCGCGAATGTCAGTGCCGGACTGACCGTTGTACTGCTACAAATTGTCGCAGTTGACGCGGTATTTTCTATGGACTCGGTGATCACCGCTGTCGGTTTGACCAACGATATCCCAGTGATGGTGGCAGCGATTCTGGTGTCGGCGGTGATCATGATCCTGACCGCGGCCAAGATTAACGCGTTAGTCAGCCGTTACCCTGGTTTCAAAACGCTGGCGCTGTTGTTCCTGGTACTGCTGGGCGGCTTGCTGATGGCTGAAGGTGTTGAATGGCACATCAACAAAGGCTATGTCTACTTCGCGATGGCGTTTGGCCTGGTAATGGAGCTGTGTCATATCCAGTGGAAGAAAAAGCAGTCGTTAACGATAAAACGTGCTCGTCCACTGCATCTGGATAGACGTCATCCGATTCTGCGTTAATTCGGCATGAACAAAGAAAGGGGAAGCGATGGCTTCCCCTTAATGTTTCCGGACGATGCGTGTATTTAACGAATCGCGGTGCAGAAGCTGACGTCAGCAACGCCAGTTTCTGGATTGCATTCATGGTAGAGCTCAAAGCAGGGACGATCGTCAGAATCGAGCCCTTGTTCCACCACTTTTTCCATCAACTCATCCCAATACAGAACATACTGCGATTTGTCGGTTACTGTGCGGCGAATGGTTGCGTATTTGCCCCCAGAAAACTCGGTGTACTCAATGTGAGCGGGTACTTCTGTACCTGATGGAACCAGCAGGCAGATGTCCGTACGGCATTTGTCAGCGGGTGTCAGTTCCGGATTGTCGTGATAAATGAAAATAGAGGTGTGGTGCGCCAGTCCCGCTGGCCCCGCCCAACCATATAAACTGCCCACGGCGGGCTCGTAGTTTTCGCCATACGGTCCGGTTACGCGTACAAATGCCAAACCGCTCGGTTCGAAAGTCTGTAGATCCATTTGGTGACTCCTTGTTATCAACGTCTGGTGATTATAGGCAGCCTCTGATTCTGAATCGTGTCCATACTTGCGCAGCATGTGTCCTATCTTGCTGTTTTGTAGCAGCAGAGTAAACGCCTCCAGATTATCGCATTCGCGAACCTGACTCGCTGTCAGGCCAAAATGTTGCTTGAACGCTTTGGCAAAGGCTTGCGAACTGGAAAATCCCATCGATAACGCAACATCGACCACCGACAGTTTTTTATAAAACAGATGGTTGGCGGCCTTTTCCATTCTCAAACGACGTAAATAGTCGTTGAGCGTTTCGCCCATTACCGCTTTGAAAATACGATGAAAATGGTAAGGAGAGAGGTAAGCCATGCGCGCAACTTCTTCCAGATTAAACGGTTGATCGAAGTTGGTTTCGAGAAAGCGAATGACGGGTAATAAGCGTTTGTGGTAGTCCGTTTTCATGGGCACACATCTGTGAACGTTGACGTGGTCACTTTACTGCGGAAATCAAAGAGGTAAAGCGCGGTGTCGAGAAGTGTGCAATGACTCTCAACTGCGTATGGCAGATAAAAAAAGAGCCAATCGTAATAATCACGATTGGCCGATATAGATTGTGAACAAAATGCATTCACTAACAACGTCAGTTGGCTAGGTGACCCTCGGCTTAATAAGGGTCGACTAATATAATGCAGTATATGTGCCAAGTTTTAGAGCACTGTTTTGACTATATCTTGCGCGTTTTTCTCTGCTTTTGGCACTATTTCAGCCGTAACTGTTGCATTCTGCGAATGCAAATTGCGAAATCCATTCAAATTGCTAGTGACAGCCTTGTTATTTATCCAGTCTGACATGTCATTGTAAGTAAATTGTCATTTTAATTACACATCTAAATATATTGTCTATTTGGGTGTACTGTTGTTTACTATCTTAACTTATTGATAAAAAATAAATTTATGAGTTTTCTGTAATATTTTGTCGAGTTTAGGGGTTGAAATATTCATTTGAGCTGTTAGTTTATAAAAGGAATTTGTTTAGAGTTCAAATTGAATTGATATGTGGCCGACAATGATTACAGCAGCACCATGGGTTGCATACCCAGAAATTATGCACAACGCTCAGGAAGAGTGGTCGTTCCGAATTCCAAGCCGAACGGATGGCAAACGCGTACATGAATTGGTATCGCAATGTTCACCGTTGGATGAGAATTCTGCCTACTGTAACTTCCTGCAATCTACACACTTTCAAAGTACTTGCGTGGTCGCCGAACGTAATGGCGACATGGTGGGGTTCGTCTCAGCCTATCGCAAGCCGGATAAGCCAAACGAGCTGTTTGTTTGGCAGGTCGCTGTGCATGAAAGCGCACGCGGAATGGGTCTGGCTTTCCATATGCTGAACGAACTGTTGACCCGCGATGACCTGGCCGACATTGACGTGCTGGAAACCACGATTACCCGAGACAACAATGGCTCTTGGAGCTTGTTTAAAAAATTGGATCGTGCCCACGGTGAACAGGGTGAAGTGTCGACGTTTCTTGATGAAACCCGCCATTTTGATGGCGAGCACGACACCGAATACCTGTACCGAATTCCTCTTAATCCACGAACTAACCGAAAAGGATAAATCCCATCGTTATGGATATCTTTAAAAAGAAAGAATCAAACGTTCAATCTTATGCCAACCATTTCCCTGTGGTGTTTTCCACCGCCAAAGGAAGCTGGCTGTATACCAAAGATGGTGATGCTTACCTCGATTTTCTGGCGGGCGCTGGCTCGCTGAACTATGGCCATAACAACGCCATTTTTAAACAAGCGCTGCTTGAGTACATCGACAAAGATGGCATCACGCACGGCCTGGATATGCATTCGGAAGCGAAAGCGGAATTCCTGCGTGCTTTGCAAACCTACATCTTTGAACCTCGCGACTTGAATTACAAAGTGCAGTTCACAGGCCCAACAGGCACTAACGCCGTTGAAGCGGCGATGAAGCTGGCACGCAAAGTCACCGGGCGCAGCAATATTGTTGCCTTCACGAATGGTTTTCACGGCTGCTCATACGGCGCTCTTGCGGCGACGGGGAACCAGCATCATCGTGGTGGCGCGGGGCTTGGCCTTTCGGGCGTCACGCGTCTGCCGTACGACGGCTACGCTGATATTGATGGCCTTGTTTTATTTGAGACCATGCTGAGCGACAACTCGTCAGGTCTGGATAAGCCAGCGGCGGTTCTGGTTGAAACGGTGCAAGGTGAAGGCGGTCTGAACGCGGCATCCAATGAGTGGTTGCAACGCCTGAGCAAAATCTGTAAAGCACATGGCGTACTGGTGATTGTTGATGACATTCAGGCTGGCTGTGGCCGTACGGGCACCTTCTTCAGCTTTGAACCTGCCGGCATTGAACCCGACATCGTCACGCTGTCGAAATCGATCGGCGGATACGGACTGCCTTTGGCCGTGGTGCTCTTTAAGCCAGAGTTGGATCAGTGGAAACCGGGCGAGCACAACGGCACTTTCCGTGGCAACAACCACGCCTTTGTCACCGCAGCCAAAGCGCTGGAAACCTATTGGGCAAACGATGATTTTGCTCAGCACATTCAACTGCGAGCTCAGCAGGTGACCCGCACCATCCAAACGTCGCTGCGCCGCTTCCCTGAATTATTCTCACGCCTGAAAGGGCGAGGCTTGATGCAGGGTATCGAGTGCCAAAGTGGTGAGGTGGCTGAAAAAATTGCCCGCGAATGTTTCCGTTTGGGAATGGTGATTGAAACCGCCGGCCCAAATGATGAAGTGGTGAAGTTTTTCTGTCCGCTGACCATCAGTGAAGCCGAGCTGGAACAAGGCCTGGAGATTTTCGAACGCGCGGTGGAAAACATCGCACCTCAATTCATTAAAAAAGCCTCATAAGGAAGAGTCATGATCGTAAGAACCCTGGATGAATGTCGCCAAAGTGAACGCCGTATCGTTGCTGAAACCGGAACTTGGGAAAGTGTCCGTATGTTGCTCAAAGACGATCAGATGGGCTTTTCATTCCACATCACGACCATCTACAAAGGCACTGAAACCCACATTCACTACCAAAATCATCTGGAATCGGTCTACTGCATGTCCGGTGAGGGCGAAATTGCCGTGGTTGGTGGTGAAACTTACCCGATTAAGCCGGGAACGCTCTACATCCTGGATAAACACGATGAACATTACCTGCGCGCCTACGATGGCGCCGATATGGTCATGGCGTGCGTGTTCAATCCACCGCTGACAGGGGCGGAAGTGCACGATGAAAACGGCGTCTATCCCATCGCCGATTAGTGCTGGCTGAATGAGGTTGCGGACATGACGCCGCAACCTTACTTGAGCGACACCCTGTAAATTCAACATAACGAGGAGACCCCATGTCTTACACCGTAGAAAAGATCGGTGGTACTTCCATGACTGCGTTTGACGCGGTCCTTGATAATATTCTGCTTAAACCGAGTAATCCGTATGACCGCGTATTTGTTGTCTCGGCCTATTCGGGCATGACCGATGCCCTGCTGGAGTGCAAACGCACCGGCAAGCCTGGCATCTATCAAATGATCGCGAAACGCGACGACAGTTGGACGGATGCAATGTACGAGCTGGAACAGCGTATGTTGCTGACTAATGAAAACTTATTTGCCGATCCCATGAGCCGGATTCGCGCCGATAAGTTCATTCGTTCCCGCATTTCTGAAGCGGTGAACTGCATCAACAATATTCTTGAAACCTGCCAGTACGGGCAGTTTTCGCTGCGTCATTATTTGCCTCAGATCCGCGAATTTCTCTCTTCGATTGGCGAAGCGCACAGCGCGTATAACACGACACTAAAACTGAAAACGCTAGGCATTAACGCCCGTTTTGTTGACCTGTCGGGTTGGAACGAAGGCACTCGGGGCAATCTAGATGAGGTAATTCTGCGCGCTTTTGAAGAGATAGATGTCTCGACGGAGCTGCCGATCGTGACGGGTTATGCCTACTGCGACGAAGGCCTGATGAAAACCTATGATCGTGGGTACAGCGAGATGACGTTCAGCCGCATTGCCGCGCTGACCCATGCTGATCAGGCGATCATTCACAAAGAGTATCATCTCAGCTCAGCCGATCCGCGCGTTGTGGGGCCGGAGAAAGTGCGCCCAATGGGGCTGACCAACTTCGATGTGGCCGATCAACTGGCCAACCTTGGCATGGAAGCAATCCACCCCAATGCGGCGGCGGGTCTGCGCAATCAGGAGATTGAACTGCGGGTGAAAAATACGTTTGAGCCGGACCATGCGGGCACGCTGATCTCCAATCATCATCAGCCTGAAGATAACAAGGTCGAGATCATTGCCGGGCGCAACAAGGTATTTGCGCTGCACATGTTTGATCAGAGCATGGTCGGCAAAGTGGATAATGTGAGCTATGACCTGATGGAAATCATTGCCGAAGCCAAAGTGCATCTGGTTGGAAAAGAGATGAATGCCAACTCGATGACCTATTTCCTCAGCGGTTCCAGCGATAACCTCAACCAGCTGCTGTATAAAGCGGAGAAACGTTATCCGAATGCGTCGATTTCCGGAAAAATGGTGGCGTTGATTTCAGCCATTGGTGCGAACATCAACACCAACCAAGCTTTGGCGCGCGGTATGCACGCCTTGGCGGAACTGAATGTGAATCCGATGGCGGCACACTCTTCAATGCGTAATGTCAATGTGCAATTTGTGGTTGAAGACAGCGATTACAACAGTGCGATTTGCGCACTGCACGAAGCGCTAATTAGTGAGAAAACTCGCCAAAGCGCGGCGAACGCCAAACCGGTTAAAGCCGCATAAGATTGCATCTTCAAGCTAAAAATAAAGCCGCCGCAGACAATCTCTGCAGCGGCTTTTCTTATTCTTATCGTGTTCAGTGATACTTAGCTGTTTACCGCCAGGTAAAGAACCAGAAACGAAAAACCAAAGCTGATGGTGGCGGCGCAAGTTAGGTAAAACAGGTAGGCTTGTTTAAAGCTCATAATGACACTTCCTCAAATAAATCTGCTGACAAACTAAACATTTTTTAAGTTTATTACAAATATTTTTGAGTTTTAATTGAGAGTTCAATAAATATCAACGAATTAGTGGCTTGGTCGTCAGACGCTCGGCCGAAGGTATTCTGACAGCAAACTGAATAAGCCGCGACGGAATATGGTAGGATGAGCGGGCCCACGCATTTTGAATCTACGAGTCTTCACTTTATGTCACAACGAAACATCAAATTCATCGCAACTGATATGGACGGCACGCTTCTCGACGAGAAGGGCCAGCTCGACCCAGAATTTTTCTCCCTGCACAAGCAATTGGATGAACGCGGCATTTTGTTCGCTGCTGCGTCTGGTCGCCAGTACTACAGCTTGCTCGACACTTTTGCCGAGATTCAGGATCGCATCATGTTTATCGCCGAAAACGGCACTTTGGTGATGTACAAAGGCGAAGAACTCTACAGCAGCACCATCGATAAATCGGCGGTTGCTGCGATCATCAACGAAGCAAGAAACATTGCCGGAACTCATGTTGTGCTGTGCGGTAAACGCTCGGCGTACATCGAGACAGAGGATCCACAGGCAATGGAAGAGATTCAGAAGTACTACCATCGCTGCGAGTCGGTGTCGGATCTTCTGGCGGTTGAGGATGACTTTATCAAGGTCGCGATTTGCCATTTTGATGGCACTGAGCAATGGGTTAATCCGAGCATTAACGCGAAATTTGGTCACAGCCACAAAGTGGTGGTGAGTGCGAAAATCTGGCTGGATGTGATGAACGCAGAAGCATCGAAAGGCACTGCCATCAAGCAGTTGCAGGCGAAGTTTGATTTTACTGAGCAGGAAACCATGACCTTCGGCGACTACTTCAACGATGTTGAAATGTTGCAGGCGAGCTACTACTCATACGCGGTTGATAATGCTCATGAACAAGTCAAAACGTACGCCCGTTTCCGCGCGCCAAGTAACCGTGATGGCGGTGTGCTGACCATCGTTAAAGAGCTGCTGAGCCAAGCTTAGTCGTTTGCATTCCACTGGTGAACCAGCCTGAACGCTGGTTTACCACTTTTCCTGATCTTCCCGCGCCGTTCTGGCTTGCACTAATGTGCAGCCGGTTTTTTCCATCAGCTCAGCCAGGGTCATCGCCGGGTTGTCCTGCACCAACTGAGCCAATCTTTCGCTTAACGTTTCTTGCCGATAGGGCTTGATGCCCGCTTCCAATTTACTTGTTACCGACGCGACGGCCAATGCGATGTCGCTGGCTTGAATAGCGCGCAGCAACAACAGCAAATCTTCCGGTTCGCCCTGACATTGCCAGTTGCGCGAACGACGAACACGCTTGATGGTGCAGCGATGCTCAGCAGCGAACGCTTGCAAGGCTGTAGCGTGTTCACGGCCGATGCGATGGATCAGCGAAGGCAGGGCAATGGTGACAGTCGATTCCGAGTGTTTGGTGGCCAAATATCTGTGTCCTGATTGATGGAACCACCGACCCGGCCTCGCCGTGTCGACAGTATGCGTTGTTCAACCCCGCTGATCTTAAAGCAAATTGTACGGCAGATAAACTCCGCCATCGCCACGCCTGATTTGCTCACACATGAAATCAGTCGCAGTTTTCTGCGTGTCTTTGTGATGCGATGGCCTATCTTTTTATTAATAGATAGACTAGCTCGAAACCGATGATTCCTGTATAACTAATGGCTCATTTAAGTGATTGTTATGCAATCATTTTGTGACCTAGGAGTACATAATGAAGCTACAGCAACTGCGCTATATCCGAGAGATTCAGCGTAATGGATACAATATTTCGTTAACGTCAGAAAAATTATTCACCTCTCAGCCGGGTATCAGTAAGCAAGTTGCGTTGCTGGAAGATGAGCTGGGCGTGCAGATTTTTGAGCGTCAGGGTAAGCACTTATCCGGCGCAACCGAAATTGGCAGCCAGATCATTCGTGAAGCAGGAAAAATGCTGGAAATTGAAGAGCGTATCAAGGCGCTTTCTGCCAGTGTCACATCGCCGGATATGGGACGAGTGAACGTCTACACCACCAATGCGATCGCGAAATTCCTGTTGCCGGAAACGGTGCAGTTCTTCATGAAAAAGTACCCGAAAGTATCACTGCACATGGGAACCATTGAGCCAGAAACCCGTGGGAATACGTTGCCGTCCGGCCCTTACGATTTCTCTATTGTGGCGCAGGATGTGGATGAGCAGATGGATCTTGCGGTTCTGCCTGCTTACAAGTGGTCACTGGCGCTGATTGTGCCATCAAACCACCCACTGGCTAAAGCGGAAACCATTACGCTGGAACAGCTGGCGCAGGAAAAGCTCATCAGTTACGAACTCAAATCGACCGGCCGTGGCGCGATTGATAACGCGTTTAAGCAGAAAGGCCTGACGCCGAAATACATCGTCACGGCGATGGATGCGGAAGTGATCAAAGAGTACGTGAGTCTGGGGGTCGGGATCGGCATTATTGCCTCGGTTGCCACCCACAAGCTGAGTGATTCCATTACCGTGCGTTCGCTGGAAGGGCTGGTGCCGGATTGTTACGCTTGGCTGTGTTACAACAAAAACACCTATCTGCAGCAATATATGTATGACTTCATTGAAAAGTTTGCGCCGCATCTGACTAAAAATGTGATTCAGAATACCTCACATCTGCCACGAGCAGAGCTGATGAAATGGTTTGATGATCGCGAGCTGATGACTTATCAGTAGACCCCTGATCCCGCTTTTCCAAGTGAAAGACATACCGCTCGCTGTCGGTATGTCTTCCTTTCAAATTACAGCTTTTGTCCTTGCTTAATCGCCGCTTCCAGCTCTTTACGAGCATCTGCTTCGCCAATCGGTGAGACCCGTTTTTCCACATCCATCAGCAGGAAAGACGTTTTGTTGTTCTTGTTGTCCTGAACACCTTGCTCAACCACAACCAGATTCGGATACACTTTCTCCAGCACACAAGCTCCAATCGCCGCGGTGCCATCTGGCATTTCGCCGTTTGAGACGCGTTGCGCCGCTGCTGCCGTGCCTTCCGGAACGGCCAGTTCTTTCGCATTCAGTGTCTGTTTCCAGCTATCGATTTGCTTGAGAGCGGCAGGGTGCGAGGCAATTAATGCAATCGAGCGTTTCGCCTTCACATCTTTACTGTTCATCAGTACACACATTTCAATCGGGGTAGTGATAAACGCTTTCACACCAACGACTTTGTATTGCTGCAATGCTTCAACCGTAGCCTGGACTAAGCGGCCGTTAATGGTGGAGTTCTCAACCGCGCTGAATGCCAGTGCATCATTAAGATCGGCCTGCATAAAGGTGTTGAGCGGAGTGCCGGAAAAATCCACTTCTGCTTTCAGTGCGGGTTGTTGTTCGAACAACTTGGTGATGGCGGCATCGTTAAAACTGCCTTTTGACGCCTGAACGTAGATGTGGTCGCCTGTCGTCGCTATCGCGTGGGAAGCCAACAATGCAGAACTGAGAATAACCAGAGGTAGCAATCGTTTCACGACAAATTCTCCTTATTATAGTGTGAAACTATGAGCTTATTATTTAATCAATCGGTGGAGAAGGGTTACCGCTACATTTTTTTACAAACCACGATCTGGCTTCACGCAATCAGACGGGCGAAGTACCGCCTATTTTGCGTGACTCCGTCACTAAGCTTCACCTGTGGCACGAACAACATGCAACATGTGAGGCTTATTCCAATCGCTTTGTGAAGTAGTGCAAATACCTTCATAAAAACGGGCGCTGGTTAACTGGTCGTACTTTATGCAACGTGAGGCTTTTGCTATATCCACACATTAACTGCACAAATGTTATGGTCTTTTATTGTGCGGATGATGAATAACAACAGTCAAAGTCAGGTGTGTGATGGAAACGGCTTTTAGCTCAGAACCAGAGAGCGTAATTCGTCGGTGGGCGTCGTATTTGGTCATCGATCAGCAAACGCTGAATACGCTACGCGAATTCTACTGGGTGATGGAACAAAATATTGATGACATTCTTAGCCATGTTTATGCCCATTTGAGCAGCAACCGGGAAACGGCGCATTTTTATCAGGATGAACAGTCAGTCAAACGGGCTAAAGCCCACCAACGCGAGCATATGATGCGCTATGTATTTCGTGGCAACTTTGGCGCTGAGTATTACAACGCAACCAACCGCATCGGCAAAACCCATCATAAACTCGGTATCGACTTTAAGATCTACTCCGGCGCTTATTGCATTGTTCTGAGCCAGCTTGCCGGAGTGGTGTATAAAGTGCTGGCGCCAGAAATAGGCAACGTTCAGCGCTACATGACGGCGCTCAACCGGGTCATTTTTATGGACATGGGACTGGCCACCTCCGTCTATTACGACACCGCTTGCCTTGAGCTGGAAGAGTTGGCTCATGAGCTCAACTTTGCGCTCGCTAAAGCGGGCGAATTTCGCGATAACGAAACCGGTGAACACATCAAACGCATCAGCCGCATGAGCTTTGAACTGGCGAAAGCGGCGGGGCAAGAGCCGCACTGGTGCAAGATGATTCAAATCGCCAGCCCGCTACATGACGTCGGCAAAATTGGTGTGCCGGACGACATTTTACTCAAACCGGGCAAGCTCGATGAGCAGGAGTGGAACGTGATGCAACAGCATCCGGCAATGGGTGGCGTCATCATTCCCGACAACAAATCTGAGCTGATCCGCATGGCGCGCCGCATCTCTCTTACGCATCACGAGAAATGGGATGGCTCCGGCTATCCGGCTGGCTTGAAGGGAGAGGAGATTCCGCTGGAAGGACGTATTGTAGCTATTTGTGATGTGTTCGATGCGCTGCTGTCTACCCGTCCTTACAAGCGCCCCTGGAGCATGGAAGAGGTGGGCACTTATCTGCGTGACAACCGCGGCAAGCATTTTGATCCACAGTTACTGGATATCTTTATTGAGAATCTCGCCAATATGCAGCTCATTCGCTGTCAATTTGAGGATGCGGTGTCCCCTGAAATTGTGGCAGACTAGCGTTACTACGTTAACTATCAATCACGCCCATGGAAGAACAGCAAGATCGCATTCAGCAACTGGAACAACAGGTTGAGCAATTAACCCGTGAAAAGCAGCGCTTAGAAGAGAAGCTCAATGCCGCCCTTGATGGCACTGGGCTCTGCCTGTGGGAGCAACATGTGCCTACGGGGCGGTTGCGCATTTTCAACATGGAGTGGGGCAAGATGCTTGGCTTTCAGCCCAATGAACTGGAAGCAAATCTTGATACCTGGAAAAGCAAGCTGCATCCGGACGATTATGATCTGGCGGTCGGCGCGTTTGAAGATCACCTGCATGGCCGCGCTGATACTTATCAGGTGGTGCATCGCATGCTGCACAAAGATGGCAGCCATAGCTGGGTGTCGGACCGTGGGCGGATTGTCGAATACGCTGCGGATGGTTCGCCGCTGCGTATCATGGGCACTCACATCGACATCACTAACGAAAAGCGTTATGAGCAGGAGCTATCGCGTCTGGCGCGTCAGGATCCGCTGACCAATTTGCTTAATCGCAAAGCACTGCAAAGTGAGTTTAACCGCATCAATCACTCCGAATCCGATTCGCTGGCGGCGATGGTGTTTATCGACGTCGACAACTTCAAGACGGTCAACGATCATCTTGGCCATAAAGCGGGCGATGCGGTACTGGTGGTGGTGGCCGAATGGCTAAAACGGTTTGCGCCGCCACAGTCGGTGATAGCGCGCCTCGG includes these proteins:
- a CDS encoding AraC family transcriptional regulator, producing MIQDKQEHYRISDKTTHQIIDQEHALHLEQSGIVQCGLATCRESFSVYRKSPGQHMLLFTVKGKGWLQSGQERYVLEPGSLIVVPAGCENGFGIEEEDWQLAWLFLTPRHEWRCVAGTHLQYDLTPITDVMFSCIQTLVRTMTLPPELGQRVAQHAVEQINDLLSSPAPNAQSRMHVRLNRAFEQVQKQLHRDWTVDQIAALVPCSVPHLHRLSQSYYHHSPKAHLTRLRMEYAARLLARSDWSIQHIGEMVGYANSANFSTRFKRWSGKTPREHRHDKKNTFLL
- a CDS encoding TerC family protein, coding for MLELLLQPETWAIFATLLALEVVLGVDNVVFISVLCERLPQHQRALARNLGIALAVTARIGLVFSISWVMSLTSPIVTLLGNELSGRDFILIGGGVFLFIKAAKELWSWLTHVEHQKSANVSAGLTVVLLQIVAVDAVFSMDSVITAVGLTNDIPVMVAAILVSAVIMILTAAKINALVSRYPGFKTLALLFLVLLGGLLMAEGVEWHINKGYVYFAMAFGLVMELCHIQWKKKQSLTIKRARPLHLDRRHPILR
- a CDS encoding ectoine synthase, yielding MIVRTLDECRQSERRIVAETGTWESVRMLLKDDQMGFSFHITTIYKGTETHIHYQNHLESVYCMSGEGEIAVVGGETYPIKPGTLYILDKHDEHYLRAYDGADMVMACVFNPPLTGAEVHDENGVYPIAD
- a CDS encoding AraC family transcriptional regulator, with the translated sequence MKTDYHKRLLPVIRFLETNFDQPFNLEEVARMAYLSPYHFHRIFKAVMGETLNDYLRRLRMEKAANHLFYKKLSVVDVALSMGFSSSQAFAKAFKQHFGLTASQVRECDNLEAFTLLLQNSKIGHMLRKYGHDSESEAAYNHQTLITRSHQMDLQTFEPSGLAFVRVTGPYGENYEPAVGSLYGWAGPAGLAHHTSIFIYHDNPELTPADKCRTDICLLVPSGTEVPAHIEYTEFSGGKYATIRRTVTDKSQYVLYWDELMEKVVEQGLDSDDRPCFELYHECNPETGVADVSFCTAIR
- the ectA gene encoding diaminobutyrate acetyltransferase; its protein translation is MWPTMITAAPWVAYPEIMHNAQEEWSFRIPSRTDGKRVHELVSQCSPLDENSAYCNFLQSTHFQSTCVVAERNGDMVGFVSAYRKPDKPNELFVWQVAVHESARGMGLAFHMLNELLTRDDLADIDVLETTITRDNNGSWSLFKKLDRAHGEQGEVSTFLDETRHFDGEHDTEYLYRIPLNPRTNRKG
- the ectB gene encoding diaminobutyrate--2-oxoglutarate transaminase; amino-acid sequence: MDIFKKKESNVQSYANHFPVVFSTAKGSWLYTKDGDAYLDFLAGAGSLNYGHNNAIFKQALLEYIDKDGITHGLDMHSEAKAEFLRALQTYIFEPRDLNYKVQFTGPTGTNAVEAAMKLARKVTGRSNIVAFTNGFHGCSYGALAATGNQHHRGGAGLGLSGVTRLPYDGYADIDGLVLFETMLSDNSSGLDKPAAVLVETVQGEGGLNAASNEWLQRLSKICKAHGVLVIVDDIQAGCGRTGTFFSFEPAGIEPDIVTLSKSIGGYGLPLAVVLFKPELDQWKPGEHNGTFRGNNHAFVTAAKALETYWANDDFAQHIQLRAQQVTRTIQTSLRRFPELFSRLKGRGLMQGIECQSGEVAEKIARECFRLGMVIETAGPNDEVVKFFCPLTISEAELEQGLEIFERAVENIAPQFIKKAS